Proteins from a genomic interval of Sphingobacterium sp. SYP-B4668:
- a CDS encoding peroxiredoxin yields MSLRLGDEAPNFKAQTTIGEIDFHDYIKDSWVVFFSHPSDYTPVCTTELGRTAKLKSEFDKRGVKALALSVDNLEDHHGWVKDINETQGTTVNFPIVADEDRHISELYDMIHPNASATATVRSVFIIGPDKKVKLTLTYPASTGRNFDEILRVIDSLQLTADYSVATPADWKHGEDVIVVPAIKTEDIPAKFPKGFKEIKPYLRTTPQPNL; encoded by the coding sequence ATGAGTTTAAGACTAGGAGATGAAGCGCCAAACTTCAAAGCGCAGACAACAATAGGAGAAATCGATTTTCACGATTATATTAAAGATAGTTGGGTCGTATTCTTTTCACACCCCTCTGACTACACACCAGTCTGTACGACTGAATTAGGAAGGACAGCTAAGCTGAAATCAGAATTTGACAAAAGAGGAGTAAAGGCTCTTGCACTTAGTGTTGACAATTTGGAAGACCATCATGGCTGGGTGAAAGATATCAATGAGACCCAAGGTACTACGGTCAATTTTCCGATAGTCGCTGATGAGGACCGTCATATCTCTGAGCTATACGATATGATTCATCCTAACGCTTCTGCTACTGCCACTGTTCGTTCTGTATTTATTATTGGCCCGGATAAGAAAGTCAAGTTGACTTTAACCTATCCTGCCTCTACTGGGCGTAATTTTGACGAAATCTTGCGCGTTATTGATTCATTGCAACTGACTGCCGATTATTCTGTAGCTACTCCTGCAGATTGGAAACATGGTGAAGATGTGATTGTGGTTCCAGCAATCAAGACGGAAGATATTCCAGCCAAGTTCCCAAAAGGATTTAAAGAGATAAAACCATATTTGCGTACAACACCACAACCGAACCTTTAG
- a CDS encoding homogentisate 1,2-dioxygenase yields the protein MSIYHQLGKIPKKRHTVFRKSNGELYAEELVSTHGFSSTYSLVYHCHPPTLVKQIREPYDVSPTVAREKHLKHTSLKGFKIQPKADYLESRTPILVNQDLHISLAAPQESMRTYFYKNSQADEIIFVHEGRGVLKTGYGHIPFEYGDYLVIPRGVIYQLDFENAENRLFIVESFAPVRTPKRYRNEFGQLMEHAPFCERDIKRPLDLETIDQFGEFEIRIKKQGLIYPYVYGSHPFDFIGWDGYHYPWAFSIHDFMPITGKLHQPPPVHQTFETDSFVLCSFCPRLYDYHPQSIPAPYNHSNVDSDEVLYYVDGDFMSRKSVERGQITLHPGGIPHGPHPGTVEKSIGQTKTEELAVMIDPFRPLMLTQKALEIEDQDYYKSWLS from the coding sequence ATGTCAATTTATCATCAACTGGGTAAAATCCCAAAAAAAAGACACACAGTTTTCAGAAAATCCAACGGAGAGTTGTATGCTGAGGAACTAGTATCTACACATGGTTTCTCTAGTACGTACTCCTTGGTTTATCACTGTCATCCTCCAACCTTGGTCAAACAGATTAGAGAGCCCTATGATGTCTCTCCAACAGTCGCCCGTGAAAAACATCTTAAACATACCAGTTTAAAAGGATTTAAGATTCAACCAAAGGCCGACTACCTAGAGAGCCGGACCCCAATTTTGGTTAATCAAGATTTGCATATCTCACTCGCAGCACCTCAAGAATCCATGCGCACCTACTTTTACAAAAATAGTCAGGCGGATGAAATCATCTTTGTGCACGAAGGGAGGGGTGTCTTGAAAACGGGATATGGTCATATTCCCTTTGAATATGGTGATTACCTCGTGATTCCACGAGGGGTTATCTATCAATTAGATTTCGAAAATGCAGAGAATAGACTTTTTATCGTAGAGTCGTTTGCACCTGTAAGGACTCCCAAGCGATATCGTAATGAGTTTGGACAGCTTATGGAGCACGCTCCCTTTTGCGAGCGGGATATCAAACGACCTCTTGATTTGGAGACAATAGACCAATTCGGGGAATTTGAGATTAGGATAAAGAAGCAAGGGTTGATATACCCATATGTGTATGGCAGTCATCCCTTCGATTTTATAGGATGGGATGGCTATCATTATCCATGGGCATTCTCCATACATGATTTTATGCCTATTACGGGCAAGCTTCATCAACCTCCTCCTGTGCACCAGACATTTGAAACCGATTCTTTCGTGTTGTGCAGTTTCTGCCCAAGGCTATATGATTATCACCCCCAATCCATCCCAGCTCCTTATAATCATAGTAATGTGGATTCAGATGAGGTGTTGTATTATGTAGATGGAGATTTCATGAGTCGTAAATCTGTTGAGCGGGGGCAGATCACATTACACCCGGGGGGGATACCTCATGGACCACATCCCGGTACTGTCGAAAAAAGTATTGGGCAGACCAAGACGGAAGAGCTTGCGGTCATGATTGATCCTTTTAGACCCTTGATGTTAACACAAAAGGCGTTGGAAATCGAAGATCAGGATTACTATAAATCTTGGTTGAGTTAG
- a CDS encoding deoxyguanosinetriphosphate triphosphohydrolase yields the protein MSDNMQMNWKQLLSAKRWGYENRTNDDYLEARSEFQRDYDRLIFSSPFRRLQNKTQVFPLPGAVFVHNRLTHSLEVASVGRSLGRLFYARMKDADPAIDDHYPYLQEVGNIVSAACLSHDLGNPAFGHSGEAAISTYFTEGEGRKFQEQVTAEEWADLTHFEGNANALRILTHPFNGKDDKGFALTYTSLAAIVKYPCAAIDGHIKKNHHRKKYGFFTAEKQTFDKIADELGLLKDPTNPRGYLRHPLVYLVEAADDICYNIIDLEDAHHLKILSYEEVESLLLPLCGGENLRHRLDSLYDKASRVALLRAKAINTLIHGCVDVFFKEQQKFLNGTFPMALMDALPEQVVLQMKKISKISIAQIYNAPTVVQIEIAGYKVMNALLAEFVPAYLKKNKNAYDQKLVALLPHQFYTDRDDAYAKIRSVLDFVSGMTDVYAIDLYRKIKGITIPSID from the coding sequence ATGTCTGATAACATGCAAATGAATTGGAAGCAGTTGCTTTCCGCAAAGCGCTGGGGCTATGAAAATCGTACGAATGACGATTATCTAGAAGCTCGCTCTGAATTTCAGCGGGATTATGATCGGTTGATTTTTTCTTCTCCTTTTAGGAGATTGCAGAATAAAACACAAGTATTCCCTCTGCCTGGTGCGGTATTTGTGCATAACCGATTGACACATAGCCTTGAAGTCGCCAGCGTTGGCCGGTCGTTAGGACGCCTATTCTATGCAAGGATGAAGGATGCTGATCCTGCAATTGACGATCATTATCCTTATCTCCAAGAAGTAGGAAATATTGTTTCGGCAGCATGCCTCTCCCACGACTTAGGCAACCCCGCCTTTGGTCATTCGGGTGAGGCGGCCATCTCGACCTACTTCACGGAGGGAGAGGGGCGTAAATTCCAAGAACAAGTTACTGCTGAAGAATGGGCTGATTTGACACATTTTGAAGGGAATGCCAACGCTTTACGCATCTTGACCCACCCTTTCAATGGAAAGGATGATAAAGGATTTGCGTTGACTTACACTTCTTTAGCTGCTATTGTCAAGTATCCATGTGCAGCCATAGATGGGCATATCAAGAAAAATCACCACCGCAAGAAATATGGTTTCTTTACTGCCGAAAAGCAAACCTTTGATAAAATAGCAGATGAACTAGGATTATTAAAAGATCCTACTAATCCAAGGGGGTATCTTCGACATCCGCTCGTGTATTTGGTAGAGGCTGCCGATGACATTTGTTATAATATCATTGATTTGGAGGATGCCCATCATCTCAAAATTTTGTCTTATGAAGAGGTCGAGAGTTTATTGCTACCCCTTTGTGGAGGAGAGAACCTCCGTCACAGATTGGACAGCCTATATGACAAGGCAAGTCGCGTAGCTCTACTACGTGCAAAAGCGATCAATACACTTATCCACGGATGTGTAGATGTATTTTTCAAAGAGCAGCAGAAATTTCTCAACGGAACCTTTCCAATGGCATTGATGGATGCACTGCCCGAGCAGGTGGTTTTGCAGATGAAAAAGATATCTAAAATATCAATAGCCCAGATTTATAATGCTCCTACCGTCGTTCAAATTGAAATTGCAGGCTACAAAGTTATGAATGCATTATTGGCTGAATTTGTACCGGCCTATCTCAAGAAGAATAAAAACGCGTACGATCAGAAACTGGTAGCGTTACTCCCGCATCAGTTTTATACCGATCGAGATGATGCATATGCCAAAATTCGTTCTGTACTCGATTTTGTATCGGGTATGACAGATGTATATGCAATAGATTTGTATCGCAAAATTAAAGGAATTACTATTCCGTCCATCGATTAG
- a CDS encoding fumarylacetoacetate hydrolase family protein, with protein MKIATYLYEGLEGLGFVVGKWIYPISKTNPTYPATMAQFLDGGAESMQILQESYDRITTSKQNHEGTLAIEEVSFMAPVPHPKSLRDAYAFRQHVATSRRNRGLDMIPEFDKFPVFYFSNHQAIVGPGDVYCMPQHFEKLDFELEVAIVINKRGKNIAAKDADQYIAGYMIMNDFSARALQMEEMKLSLGPAKGKDFATAIGPWLVTKDELLPFKIPAPTGHIGDAYNLQMTCSINGIQVSKGSFADMHWTFAEIIERISYGVEIYPGDVIGSGTVGTGCFLELNGTGKLHSPNYTEQWLSEGDEVTLEVTGLGQLHNTLVLQS; from the coding sequence ATGAAAATTGCAACATACCTATATGAAGGATTAGAAGGCTTAGGATTTGTTGTCGGAAAATGGATCTACCCAATTTCCAAAACCAACCCAACGTACCCCGCTACTATGGCTCAGTTTTTGGATGGGGGTGCTGAAAGCATGCAAATCCTGCAAGAATCTTATGACCGCATCACCACTTCCAAACAAAATCATGAAGGAACTCTCGCTATTGAAGAAGTATCCTTTATGGCTCCGGTACCTCACCCCAAATCACTACGTGATGCGTATGCTTTTAGGCAGCATGTGGCCACTTCCAGACGGAATCGTGGATTGGACATGATTCCAGAATTTGATAAGTTTCCCGTATTTTATTTTTCCAATCATCAAGCTATAGTTGGCCCAGGTGATGTATACTGCATGCCCCAACACTTTGAAAAACTAGACTTCGAACTGGAAGTCGCTATCGTCATTAACAAACGCGGCAAAAATATTGCCGCCAAAGACGCAGATCAATATATAGCAGGATATATGATCATGAACGACTTTAGTGCGCGAGCGCTACAAATGGAAGAAATGAAACTGAGCTTGGGGCCAGCTAAGGGGAAAGACTTTGCGACGGCCATCGGTCCATGGCTAGTAACAAAAGACGAACTCCTCCCATTCAAGATACCTGCTCCAACAGGACATATTGGCGATGCATACAACCTTCAAATGACCTGCTCTATCAATGGCATTCAAGTGTCTAAAGGTAGTTTTGCAGATATGCACTGGACATTTGCAGAAATCATCGAAAGAATATCCTATGGTGTGGAGATATATCCAGGAGATGTCATCGGCTCAGGAACTGTAGGAACAGGGTGCTTCCTGGAATTGAACGGTACGGGCAAACTCCACTCGCCCAATTACACAGAACAATGGCTATCCGAAGGCGACGAGGTAACTTTAGAAGTAACAGGGCTGGGACAGCTGCACAATACTCTTGTTCTACAATCTTAA
- a CDS encoding Glu/Leu/Phe/Val dehydrogenase dimerization domain-containing protein codes for MKDLLQAFEQKRPEIVFEWKDNQTEAEGWVVINSLRGGAAGGGTRMRAGLDRNEVESLAKTMEVKFTVSGPAIGGAKSGINFDPADPRRQEVLDRWFKVVTPLLKNYYGTGGDLNVDEIHDVIPLTEQYGLWHPQEGVLTGHFNVRENERIHQIGQLRYGVSKVLEDSAYSPDLKRKYKVADMITGYGVAEAVRHFYTLYLNGCQGKRVIIQGWGNVAASAAFYLSKLGVKVVGIIDRVGGLIRQEGFTEEEITALFLNRNRNELSSSDLVPFERINEEIWKVAADIFIPAAASRLVSKDQIATMVSNGLELIASGANVPFADREIFYGPVMEYADHEVAVIPDFIANCGMARVFAYLMQSNIEMSDDAIFSDVSAIIFAALQRIRNESSLKTHISSKAYEIALRQLVSNV; via the coding sequence ATGAAAGATTTATTACAGGCATTTGAACAGAAGCGTCCTGAAATTGTATTTGAATGGAAAGACAATCAGACCGAGGCAGAGGGTTGGGTCGTAATCAATTCCTTAAGAGGTGGTGCAGCGGGCGGAGGTACCCGGATGCGTGCCGGTTTGGATCGTAATGAAGTAGAATCACTGGCCAAAACAATGGAAGTGAAATTTACGGTATCTGGTCCTGCTATTGGTGGGGCAAAATCTGGAATCAACTTCGATCCAGCGGATCCTCGAAGACAAGAGGTATTGGATAGATGGTTTAAAGTTGTTACGCCACTACTTAAAAACTACTACGGCACAGGGGGCGATCTCAACGTAGATGAGATACATGACGTCATCCCGCTGACTGAACAATATGGCCTATGGCACCCACAGGAAGGGGTGCTCACTGGACATTTCAATGTGAGGGAAAACGAACGTATCCATCAAATCGGTCAACTGCGCTATGGTGTCTCAAAAGTATTGGAGGACTCGGCGTATAGTCCAGATCTCAAACGAAAGTATAAGGTCGCCGATATGATAACAGGTTATGGTGTTGCTGAAGCAGTTCGACATTTTTATACTTTATACCTCAATGGATGTCAAGGTAAACGGGTCATTATCCAGGGTTGGGGGAATGTGGCTGCTTCCGCGGCCTTTTACCTTTCCAAGCTAGGTGTAAAAGTAGTTGGAATCATTGATAGGGTAGGTGGGTTAATCCGTCAGGAGGGATTTACTGAGGAGGAGATTACGGCGCTTTTTTTGAATAGAAATCGAAATGAGTTGAGCTCCTCTGATCTCGTCCCTTTCGAGCGTATCAATGAGGAAATTTGGAAGGTAGCTGCTGATATTTTTATTCCCGCTGCCGCCTCTCGCTTGGTGTCTAAAGATCAAATCGCAACAATGGTCAGTAATGGACTAGAGCTCATTGCTTCGGGTGCAAACGTACCCTTTGCCGATCGAGAAATCTTCTATGGCCCGGTAATGGAATATGCGGACCACGAAGTAGCTGTTATTCCTGACTTTATAGCTAATTGTGGGATGGCTCGGGTATTTGCTTATTTGATGCAGTCGAATATCGAAATGAGCGACGATGCTATTTTTTCCGATGTATCTGCCATCATTTTTGCGGCGCTTCAAAGAATTAGAAATGAAAGCTCCCTCAAAACACATATCTCCTCCAAGGCTTATGAAATTGCATTGAGACAGCTGGTGTCAAATGTCTGA
- a CDS encoding DoxX family protein, with protein MKFQIHNEKIHDLIILSIRCLLAFIFLSYGIGKLSNGQFGNLTTKELSTPIQELSLFKVGWYLFDHQPFKYFIGISQIIASLLLLHRKTVIIGALMLIPIIVNILVIDLTIMPKGLKIAFTFRLSFYLLFISALLYYYREDLLPLLKRLVDIKAIKLVHTKLSYMLVPVFMILLECSSSVFKLIYIAATHPHHIWEMIKSIF; from the coding sequence ATGAAGTTTCAAATTCACAACGAAAAGATACATGATCTAATTATCCTTTCTATCCGCTGCTTGTTAGCCTTTATCTTCTTGTCATACGGAATAGGAAAATTGTCCAATGGTCAATTTGGAAATCTAACGACGAAAGAACTCTCAACCCCCATTCAAGAGCTTTCACTTTTTAAGGTGGGTTGGTATTTATTCGACCATCAACCGTTTAAATATTTTATTGGAATTTCACAAATAATAGCCTCATTACTTCTATTGCACCGCAAGACCGTAATAATAGGTGCGTTGATGCTGATTCCCATCATCGTGAACATCTTGGTGATTGACCTGACGATTATGCCTAAAGGTCTCAAAATAGCCTTTACATTTAGGCTGTCGTTCTATCTGCTTTTTATCTCCGCACTGTTGTATTACTATCGTGAAGATCTACTACCACTACTGAAAAGGCTCGTGGATATAAAGGCAATTAAGCTTGTGCATACCAAACTGTCTTATATGCTTGTACCGGTATTTATGATTCTTTTGGAATGTTCTAGCTCTGTTTTCAAATTAATATACATAGCAGCGACTCACCCACATCATATTTGGGAAATGATAAAAAGTATATTTTAA
- a CDS encoding type IA DNA topoisomerase gives MKVVIAEKPSVARDLARVMGAKEVNDGYISGNGYAFTYAFGHLVQLCTPQAYGYHSWSISNLPIIPPAFKLEAKKVRKDGKQIDDAGALKQLNTIKSLLEKAEEVIVATDAGREGELIFRNIYYFLGAKLPFKRLWISSQTDKAIKEGFANLKDGTEYDSLYMSARSRSESDWLIGINSTQAITLAAGNRGLLSLGRVQTPTLAMICSRYVENKNFKPTAFYKVQAQFEKDNIRFKATSNRIDKKDLAEETLAKVTVGADALVTKVEGKEVKEPPPLLYDLTTLQQDANKKYGYSADQTLNLAQTLYEKKVITYPRTGSRYIGEDVFENIQELFQHLADTAEEGIASISRNLIGAKLNKRSVDDKKVTDHHALLVTDEKPSAMLKEQANIYNMIAKRMVESFSEVCLKDITTVILDAQGVELIAKGTVIKQYGWRLSADQLEQPDDDKKDADDADSENAQLPKLIAEEQLEILALELMEKFTKAKPVHTEASLLKAMETSGKEIDDDEMRQAMKDCGLGTPATRAATIETLFQRDYIKRDKKKLIPTDKGLTVYNLVKDRAIAKVELTGKWEQKLEEMRANKVSYDVFMKHIKDFTIRITKELLQLRISLTQEPELPKQTLQIKCPKCSPGKMVLYEKVAQCDHYARGCDFKLWRTLSGVLLEEKEMKNLLEKGKTSPLKNLQSRDGKKVDGSLVLENFKVNIV, from the coding sequence ATGAAAGTTGTTATAGCGGAAAAGCCATCTGTGGCGAGGGATTTGGCGCGTGTAATGGGAGCCAAAGAAGTGAATGATGGATATATTTCAGGTAATGGATACGCCTTTACATATGCTTTTGGACATCTGGTCCAGTTGTGTACCCCACAGGCCTATGGTTATCATTCTTGGAGTATTTCCAATCTGCCTATTATACCTCCAGCTTTCAAATTAGAAGCAAAGAAGGTCAGAAAAGATGGAAAGCAAATAGATGATGCTGGGGCGCTGAAACAATTGAATACCATCAAATCTCTTTTAGAGAAAGCGGAAGAAGTCATAGTCGCGACCGATGCCGGGCGTGAAGGAGAACTAATCTTTCGAAATATATATTACTTTTTGGGGGCAAAGTTACCTTTTAAACGCTTATGGATATCTAGTCAGACTGATAAAGCTATTAAAGAGGGTTTTGCCAATCTGAAAGACGGTACAGAGTACGATAGTCTATACATGTCTGCGCGTTCCCGTTCCGAATCTGATTGGTTGATTGGTATAAATTCAACTCAGGCCATTACGTTGGCCGCGGGTAACAGAGGGTTGCTGTCATTGGGTCGCGTGCAAACACCGACATTGGCCATGATTTGTTCGCGTTATGTTGAAAATAAAAATTTCAAACCCACGGCCTTTTATAAGGTTCAGGCACAGTTTGAAAAAGATAATATTCGATTCAAAGCTACTTCCAATCGAATCGATAAGAAGGATTTGGCTGAAGAGACACTTGCTAAAGTGACGGTGGGTGCAGATGCGTTAGTCACCAAAGTAGAAGGAAAAGAGGTTAAAGAACCTCCGCCGTTGCTTTATGATTTGACCACATTACAGCAAGATGCCAATAAAAAATACGGATATTCAGCGGATCAGACATTAAACCTAGCCCAGACGCTTTATGAAAAGAAAGTAATCACTTATCCACGTACGGGCAGTCGGTATATTGGTGAAGATGTTTTCGAAAATATTCAAGAGCTCTTTCAGCATCTCGCTGATACTGCAGAAGAGGGTATAGCGAGTATAAGTCGCAATTTGATTGGAGCCAAGCTAAATAAGCGTTCAGTAGACGATAAGAAAGTCACCGATCACCATGCGCTACTCGTCACGGATGAGAAGCCATCAGCTATGTTGAAAGAGCAGGCTAATATTTATAATATGATTGCCAAGAGGATGGTAGAAAGCTTTTCCGAAGTATGCTTAAAAGACATTACGACAGTCATCTTGGATGCGCAAGGGGTAGAGCTTATTGCTAAAGGAACCGTTATCAAACAATATGGCTGGCGTCTTTCAGCAGACCAACTGGAACAACCTGATGATGATAAAAAGGACGCTGATGATGCGGATAGTGAAAATGCACAGCTTCCTAAATTGATTGCGGAAGAGCAATTGGAGATTTTGGCCCTTGAGTTGATGGAGAAATTTACCAAAGCTAAACCGGTCCATACCGAAGCATCGTTGCTGAAAGCAATGGAAACCTCAGGTAAAGAGATAGATGATGATGAGATGCGTCAAGCGATGAAAGATTGTGGTTTAGGGACTCCAGCTACGAGAGCGGCCACAATAGAAACTTTATTTCAACGAGATTACATCAAGCGCGATAAGAAGAAACTCATTCCTACGGATAAGGGCTTGACCGTCTATAATTTGGTCAAGGACCGGGCGATTGCCAAGGTCGAGCTGACAGGGAAATGGGAGCAAAAGCTAGAAGAAATGAGGGCTAATAAGGTGTCCTATGATGTGTTTATGAAGCATATTAAAGATTTCACTATACGTATTACAAAGGAGTTATTGCAGTTGCGTATTTCATTGACACAAGAACCCGAGCTCCCTAAGCAGACCCTTCAGATAAAATGTCCTAAATGCAGCCCAGGGAAAATGGTCCTGTATGAAAAAGTTGCACAATGTGATCACTATGCGAGAGGTTGTGATTTTAAGTTATGGCGTACCCTTTCAGGTGTTCTGCTCGAGGAAAAGGAAATGAAAAACCTTTTAGAAAAAGGGAAAACAAGTCCTTTGAAAAATCTTCAAAGTAGAGATGGAAAGAAAGTTGACGGATCTCTTGTGCTTGAAAATTTCAAAGTCAATATCGTGTAG
- the hppD gene encoding 4-hydroxyphenylpyruvate dioxygenase, whose product MTKTFAEKIALAQDFLPINGTDHIEFYVGNAKQAAHYYKTAFGFQSEAYAGPETGVRDRASYVLRQNKIRLVLTTALHSDHPIAHHVKKHGDGVKILALWVDDAKKAYEETVKRGARSYQEPKIMLDEYGEVCTSGIYTYGETVHLFVERGNYRGAFMPGYEPWESDYQPKETGLLYIDHCVGNVGWNQMNETVEWYQNVMGFVNVLSFDDKQINTEYSALMSKVMSNGNGFVKFPINEPAEGKKKSQIEEYLEYYEGEGVQHAALATQDIVNTVKALKDRGVEFLGAPPEAYYDMLPERVGQIDEEIKIIQELGILVDRDDEGYLLQIFTKPVEDRPTLFYEIIQRKGAQSFGAGNFKALFEAIEREQEKRGNL is encoded by the coding sequence ATGACAAAAACCTTTGCAGAGAAAATAGCACTTGCCCAAGATTTTCTTCCCATTAATGGGACGGATCACATTGAATTCTATGTCGGCAATGCTAAGCAAGCGGCACATTATTACAAGACGGCTTTTGGATTTCAGTCTGAGGCCTATGCCGGACCGGAGACCGGAGTGCGTGATCGGGCTTCATATGTCCTTCGGCAGAATAAAATTAGACTAGTATTAACCACTGCACTCCATTCGGATCATCCAATAGCTCATCATGTCAAAAAACACGGTGATGGAGTAAAAATATTGGCTCTATGGGTGGATGATGCTAAAAAGGCTTATGAAGAAACTGTTAAGCGAGGAGCAAGGTCATATCAGGAGCCTAAAATCATGCTGGATGAATATGGTGAGGTTTGTACGTCGGGTATTTATACTTATGGCGAGACTGTTCATCTATTTGTTGAACGGGGGAACTATCGAGGCGCTTTTATGCCTGGCTATGAACCTTGGGAGAGCGACTATCAACCGAAGGAAACAGGTTTGTTATATATCGATCATTGTGTAGGTAATGTTGGGTGGAATCAAATGAACGAAACTGTTGAATGGTATCAAAATGTGATGGGTTTTGTCAATGTACTTTCTTTTGATGACAAACAGATCAATACCGAATATTCCGCCCTTATGAGCAAAGTAATGAGTAATGGAAATGGTTTCGTCAAATTTCCTATTAATGAACCGGCCGAGGGAAAGAAAAAATCCCAGATTGAAGAATACTTAGAATATTATGAAGGCGAGGGTGTACAACATGCTGCTCTGGCAACCCAAGATATCGTCAATACGGTAAAAGCTTTAAAGGATAGAGGCGTAGAGTTTTTAGGTGCTCCACCAGAAGCTTATTATGATATGTTACCTGAGCGTGTAGGGCAGATTGATGAAGAAATTAAGATTATCCAAGAGTTGGGTATCTTGGTTGATAGAGATGATGAAGGGTATCTTTTACAGATTTTCACAAAGCCAGTTGAAGATAGACCGACATTATTTTACGAGATTATTCAACGTAAGGGGGCACAAAGTTTTGGCGCCGGTAATTTTAAGGCATTGTTCGAGGCAATAGAGCGTGAGCAAGAGAAACGAGGTAATCTATAA
- a CDS encoding acyl-CoA dehydrogenase — translation MIFEISEEHKMIRDAARDFAQQDLKPGVIERDESAKFPFEHVKQMGQLGFMGMMVDPQYNGAGMDTLAYTLVLEEISKIDASAAVIMSANNSLVCYGLNEFGTVNQKEKYLKPLASGEKLGAFALSEPEAGSDATSQHTIAEDMGDYYLLNGTKNWITNGGNADIYLVIAQTHIDKGHRGINVLIVDKNTAGFSIGPKENKLGIRSSDTHSLMFTDVKIPKENRIGEDGFGFKFAMKTLDGGRIGIAAQALGIAAGAYELSLAYAKERKTFGKPICEHQAIQFKLADMEVEIEAARLLIHKAAWLKDTGQPYGKAAAIAKLYASEVAMRTTIEAVQIHGGYGYVKEYHVERLMRDAKITQIYEGTSEIQRLVIAREILK, via the coding sequence ATGATATTTGAAATCAGCGAAGAACATAAAATGATACGGGATGCTGCGCGAGACTTTGCACAGCAGGACCTCAAACCTGGAGTGATAGAACGGGATGAGTCAGCAAAATTTCCTTTCGAACATGTAAAGCAAATGGGACAATTGGGTTTTATGGGAATGATGGTCGATCCTCAATATAATGGGGCGGGTATGGATACACTAGCCTACACCCTCGTATTAGAAGAGATATCAAAGATTGATGCGTCGGCAGCTGTAATCATGTCGGCAAATAACTCGCTGGTGTGTTACGGATTGAACGAATTCGGGACAGTCAATCAAAAAGAGAAGTATCTAAAACCGTTAGCATCTGGGGAAAAACTGGGTGCATTTGCCCTGTCAGAGCCCGAGGCAGGATCGGATGCTACCTCACAACACACCATTGCAGAAGATATGGGAGATTACTATCTTTTGAACGGCACGAAGAATTGGATTACAAACGGCGGCAATGCAGATATCTATCTTGTAATTGCACAAACTCATATCGATAAAGGTCATCGCGGTATTAATGTATTGATTGTGGATAAAAACACCGCCGGATTTAGCATTGGTCCAAAGGAAAACAAATTGGGAATTCGTAGTTCAGATACGCACTCCTTGATGTTCACTGATGTCAAGATTCCAAAAGAAAACCGAATTGGAGAAGATGGGTTTGGATTTAAATTTGCGATGAAGACACTGGATGGTGGACGAATCGGTATAGCAGCACAAGCGCTAGGGATTGCGGCGGGAGCATATGAACTCTCCTTGGCATACGCTAAGGAGCGCAAAACATTTGGCAAACCTATCTGTGAGCATCAAGCCATACAGTTCAAACTCGCCGATATGGAAGTAGAAATAGAAGCAGCACGATTACTGATTCACAAAGCAGCCTGGCTCAAAGATACTGGACAACCTTATGGAAAAGCAGCGGCTATCGCCAAGTTATACGCATCCGAAGTCGCTATGCGAACCACCATTGAGGCCGTACAGATCCATGGTGGTTACGGCTATGTAAAGGAATATCACGTAGAGCGACTCATGCGGGATGCCAAGATTACCCAGATATATGAGGGCACATCTGAAATACAGCGGTTAGTCATCGCACGAGAAATCTTAAAATAA